The following is a genomic window from Mus pahari chromosome 1, PAHARI_EIJ_v1.1, whole genome shotgun sequence.
tgaagacagctacagtgtacttacatataataaataaataaattttaaaaaattctaaaaaaaaaactaaatgctTACATATTTTGAGGAAAGACAGGGCAATGAAGAAACTATCTTCCAGTTATTCCGCTCATCAAAACCTTCCTTAAAAGTATAATTAGTACAAGGAAAAATGACTTGAGGATACCTGGGAAGATGTGGTTTTAAGCTTTCAGCATGATGTTAAATATGCTTCAAATCATAAAATAGGTTTGGTCCTTTCTCTTTGCCAAGGCTGGTTTTGTACTTCTAGGCTCagttgatccttctgcctcaggcccAGGACTGCTAGGTCTACAACATGGACCATTTTCCCTACCAGGTTTAGAAACTTTGAGGCATTCAGCAGAAGCACGAAGTTTGAATTAGGAAACCTAGGGGATGGAGAAGCCTAACAGTGGCAGTACTTGTCACAGTACTTGTCACAGACGCCTGGGAAGTGGGAACTACCTATAGAATCCTGCAGTTTCAGGGTCTTAGATGAAGATTAAAAGTGAACTCTGGTTTCTTGAAGATTAGACCTGCAAGTTAAGCAAAAATCTTTTCCTTTAGGTAGAAGATTAGAGATTcctatttgtaattttttattacattcatttgtgtgtgggtttgtttgcCATGGTACACAGgtgaaggttagaggacaacttgtgagagtctGTTCTGTTTCTGCCAGACGGGACCTGAGGTTTGAACTAAGGTTCTTAGCCTTGGCCACAAGCACCTCTATTTATCAGCCTAGATTATACTTATTATATCCGTTAGACAGTATCTTATTATTGTTAGATGCTTTTCATTTCTCACAGGATCTGGAGTAATAATACATTGCATTAGATTATAAAATAGTTACCCATAACATTTAATAGCCATGCATGTAAATGCCAGTTGCTTGGGTTGGCTTTAGACTCCTGGGTTCAAGTAATATCAGTATCTGAAGTAGCTGAGACCACAGGTGTACGTTTAGcttcccctttttctttattCACCTATGATTGGGGCTAGTGGGgggggatttttattttatttattttttaatgtcctGGAACATACTATAtagactagactggctttgaactcagagatctgcctgccactgcctctggaatgttgggattaaaggcatgtgccaaagGCACCTGGCAAACAACAGGGTCTTCCTTTATAACCtaagttggtctcaaactcaaaattcCTATGTTTTagcatcctgagtgctgtgattacagctACTGATTCAATTATTCAAGATTCTTAAAAATTCCAATTTCTCATTTTATAGTTAATTCTCAGTCATTTGCAGGTCTGCTTCATTTCCTACTACTATAAAACAGTCACCTGATATCTGAATCCAGTTCTCTTTTTGGTTCTTTATGCCATTGTCTGGTTTGCCAATATCAACCATTCTTTAGTCTCTCACTTTGTATGGTAGTCTTTTCTAGTTGGCTTCTGTGTGTGTACCAAAAACATTGTTCATGTTCATCTTCATCTCTTACTCTCCGTTAACGGAATTGACACTAAGATGTGTGAGCCATAGCTTTCTTTAAATTCACTTTACCCTTACTCGCCTTTTTAGTAGTTCCTGTGGCGCTATAATGTGTGCACTTGCAGGAAGCCTGAGAATTTCTCCTTCCATATCTTGTTGGTGACTATTTCTTCCTGGAATTCTTTTACAATTGCTCTCTTAGTCCCTACCTCACATTAACCTTCCAGTGTGTTACCTATATTAACAGCAATCTGCCTTTATAGTTTAGTTTCACTAGTCTCTACCTAGTCCTTCTAAATAGTAAATTggatcttctttatttttgtttatggcCTTTGCTGGCCTGGAATTAACTGTAGACCAAGTCGGCctgcagttctcctgcctctgcttcacaatTTGTCCCTGGATTACctctctagtttcatttcttGATGTCTTCTGCTTCTCCCTTTATCTTCTCCCCTATGCTTCTTGttatgtgtatatgcgtgtgggGGTGCATGAGGAGGCCAGATGTTCACTTCAGGCTCATCCTTTGGGAGCTGTGTACCTTGATTTTTGAACTGGGTCCTTTCACTGGAACCTGGGGCTTGCCAtttagctaggctggctggccagccagcaagccccagggatctgcctgtgtctccttCCCCAGCACTAGGATTCTAAGCCCTAgaccactgggcctggcttttcATATACGTGCTGGAGAGCAAACTCCGCTCCACGGTCTTACAGGACAAGCATGTGGCCAGTTAAGCTATCCTCCCCAGCCTCATATATGTCTCTTCTAGACTGGTGATTCTGGGAGGTATGGCCATGTATTTATTCTTCATCTTAGTATTGCAGGCTCCAGTAGCATAGTGTAGTCGAGAACTGTTGAAGTGAATGCCTACAATCTTAAGTTTAAAGTACATAGGGACTTTTGTTAATATTCCATCTAAAATTGTTCACATCTTATTTTATCATCAGCTGACAAGTCAGTGTAACTTTTTTAATTCTTACAGATCTTAAAAATTGTACAGAATTTCAAGATGAGTGATACTTCTGAAGTGATTCCAATTTTTGAAGAGATGTTTGCAAGCAGATTCACACAAGATGACAAAGAATACCAGGAATACTTGAAACGCCCTCCTGAATCCCCTCCAATTGTTGAGGAATGGAATAGCAGAGCTGGTGGTAACCAAAGAAATAGAGGCAACTGGTATGCGTTATTTTTGCAGGATAAATGCAGAGGGCGATCTGGAAGAAGAGAGCTTTAATACAGTTGTCATAAAGCCAGCTAGAGTAGCAACATAATAAGCATATAAATGCCTGCCTTTATGTGTCTTAtttaagccaggcatagtgatgtAAACCAGACTTTCAGTACTGGGGAGGCTAGGGCAATAGGATTATGagatctaggccagcctgggccaaacagtaagaccctacctcaaactaatgttttctttataaatatactttataaaattgGAGTTTTGTGCTTGATATCATAAAGAAGGTGTTTTGATTActttagaaattttataaaatgggGTGGAAAATTAAATGTAGtaattcaaaacaataaatggCACTGATGTATGCATTTAATAGGTGTCAGTTTGATCATAATCAGGTTTATTACTTGCCTTGTCCTGTAATCACTTAAATCTTAGGAAAATCTGACTAGGGCTGTGCTGTGCCACAGAGGAAGCCTCCGTTACTGTATATTATCAAGAACTCAATTGCACTAGATTgccttcttgtttttattttgtaagggAAATTAATATTCTTGTCTTCTTTTGGTAGGCTGCAAGACAACAGACAGTTTAGAGGTAGGGATAACAGACGAGGATGGCCAAGTGACAATCGGTCAAATCAGTGGCATGGACGGTCATGGGGTAACAACAACTACCCGCAGCAGAGACCAGAGCCCTACTATCAACAACAGTACACACAGTATGGCCACAACCAGCGGCCTCCATATGGTTACTACTGACAGAAATGTCAGCAGCTTTTAACAAAGACCTTTTCTTTTGACAACGTGCTAAATGCCATGTGTCTTCTGTTGGTCATAgcttttcattctattttaaagAATGGGTTGTTAATTGATTAGAACTTGAGACTTGAAAAACAGTAATCTTATTAGAAACATGATGGTTGATGGGAATAAATTTACCAAGTGTGGATTATTTGACTtacatactgttttgttttatgatttgaTAGTGTTTTGAGTTTTCCTTATTT
Proteins encoded in this region:
- the Ramac gene encoding RNA guanine-N7 methyltransferase activating subunit, which produces MSDTSEVIPIFEEMFASRFTQDDKEYQEYLKRPPESPPIVEEWNSRAGGNQRNRGNWLQDNRQFRGRDNRRGWPSDNRSNQWHGRSWGNNNYPQQRPEPYYQQQYTQYGHNQRPPYGYY